The region GTATCCCATTTGCTGTTCTCCCCGGTTTCTTCTTCGGAATATTTGCGCTTGTTTATTATTTAGCAGTGTCAGTAATTGTCCCACCACCTGTTCGTCCCTGGATTGATGAAATTACAGGTAAGAAGAGCACAACTGAAAAACTTGAAGAACTTAAGAAATTATACGAAAAAGGGACACTGTCCGAAGAAGAATATAAAAAGGCAAAAGAAAAGGTTATTGAGCAAATGTGAGTTGCTAAAATAGTAAGACACTGGTAGACACAAACTATAAGCTATAATAGAATGGAATAAAACTAAATGGGGATAAATGTTAGGAGCTATTCTTGGAGGTTTTACAATATTAGGAGTATTTCTTACACTTACTGCATGGATTAATGGAAGGAGTATTAAGAAATACATAGGGGAGAAACTGGACGAGGGATTTAAGAAGATAGACGAAGGATTTAAGAGGATTGATGATAGGACTGCAAAAATTGCTGAGCTTATAGTAGTAGAGGGGGAGAGGACAAAAGAACTTATAAAAGCTTTAAAAAGTTAAGAAAAAACAGCCTATGCAAGAGGGGATAAAAATGGCAAAGTTAAATCCGTTTAAGATGGCGCAAGCGCAGTTTGATGAGGTTGCAGACCAGCTTAACCTATCAAATGATATTCGTGCCATCCTTAGAGAACCGTTAAGAGAATTTCACTTTAATATTCCCGTAAGAATGGATGATGGTTCTATTAAGGTTTTTCGTGGCTTTAGGGTTCAGCACAATGACGCCCGTGGTCCTTGTAAAGGAGGGATTAGATTCCATCCGGAAGAAACAATTGATACAGTAAAAGCACTCGCTATGTGGATGACATGGAAGTGTGCAGTTGTTGACATACCGTTAGGTGGTGGTAAAGGTGGTGTAGTGGTTGACCCAGCTACCCTTTCTGAAGGTGAGAAGGAGCGGCTTTGTAGAGGCTGGATTCAACAAATGTGGAAGAATATTGGTCCTTTAGTAGATATTCCGGCTCCCGATGTTGGGACAACACCTCAAATGATGAGCTGG is a window of bacterium DNA encoding:
- a CDS encoding SHOCT domain-containing protein, with the translated sequence MSVIVPPPVRPWIDEITGKKSTTEKLEELKKLYEKGTLSEEEYKKAKEKVIEQM